One window of the Marinilactibacillus sp. Marseille-P9653 genome contains the following:
- a CDS encoding peptide chain release factor 3 — protein MSTEVNENKQLKKEVESRRTFAIISHPDAGKTTITEQLLLFGGAIRQAGTVKAKKSGKFAKSDWMEIEKQRGISVTSSVMQFDYDEKRINILDTPGHEDFSEDTYRTLMAVDAAVMVVDSAKGIEEQTKKLFKVCRMRGIPIFTFMNKLDRDGREPLELVEELEEVLEIDAYPMNWPIGSGKNFLGLYDLFHNRIEMFRPEESNQGNRFIPLNEEGEIEEEHALKNESLYDQVLEEALLLKEAGNEFSKEAILDGELTPVFFGSALTNFGVQTFLETFLQFAPAPVGHTDVDGNEVAPTKEEFSGFVFKIQANMDPKHRDRIAFVRICSGEFERGIDVTLSRTDKKMRLSNSTQFMAENRESVKGAVAGDIIGLYDTGNFQIGDTIYEGKQEINFESLPQFTPELFVKVEAKNVMKQKSFHKGINQLVQEGAIQLYKSFHTETYIIGAVGQLQFEVFQHRMLNEYNSEVVMTSIGSRIARWIDPEQLDENMGSSRNMLVRDRFDRPLFLFENQFAERWFSDKYPGVELTSLL, from the coding sequence ATGTCGACAGAAGTAAATGAAAACAAACAATTAAAAAAAGAAGTAGAATCTAGAAGAACCTTTGCGATTATTTCGCATCCGGATGCTGGTAAAACGACCATCACAGAGCAATTACTACTATTTGGTGGTGCAATCAGACAAGCAGGTACTGTTAAGGCAAAGAAATCTGGTAAATTTGCAAAATCCGATTGGATGGAAATTGAAAAGCAACGTGGAATCTCTGTAACCAGTTCGGTTATGCAATTTGATTATGATGAAAAAAGAATCAATATTTTGGATACTCCAGGACACGAGGATTTTTCTGAAGATACCTACCGTACATTGATGGCCGTTGATGCTGCTGTCATGGTAGTAGATAGTGCCAAAGGTATAGAAGAGCAGACAAAAAAATTATTTAAAGTTTGTAGAATGCGGGGTATCCCAATCTTTACATTTATGAACAAACTGGATAGAGATGGTAGAGAGCCGCTTGAACTCGTTGAAGAACTTGAAGAGGTTCTTGAAATTGATGCTTACCCGATGAACTGGCCGATTGGATCTGGGAAAAACTTCCTTGGCCTATATGATTTGTTCCATAACCGTATTGAAATGTTCCGCCCAGAAGAATCAAATCAAGGGAATCGATTTATTCCACTTAATGAAGAGGGAGAAATCGAAGAGGAACATGCTTTAAAAAATGAAAGTTTATATGATCAGGTTCTTGAAGAAGCATTGCTTTTAAAAGAAGCAGGAAATGAATTTTCTAAAGAAGCGATTCTAGATGGAGAGTTGACACCAGTATTCTTTGGCTCAGCTTTGACAAATTTTGGAGTTCAAACGTTTTTAGAAACGTTCTTGCAATTTGCTCCAGCGCCTGTAGGACATACGGATGTAGATGGGAACGAAGTTGCACCTACTAAAGAAGAATTTTCAGGATTTGTATTCAAAATACAAGCTAATATGGATCCTAAACATCGTGACCGTATCGCTTTTGTCCGAATTTGTTCAGGCGAGTTTGAAAGAGGTATTGATGTAACTTTATCTCGTACAGATAAAAAAATGAGACTATCTAATTCTACTCAATTTATGGCTGAGAATAGAGAAAGTGTTAAAGGAGCTGTAGCAGGAGATATTATTGGCCTTTATGACACTGGGAACTTCCAGATAGGCGATACGATCTATGAAGGTAAACAGGAAATTAATTTTGAAAGTCTTCCTCAGTTCACCCCTGAATTATTCGTTAAAGTGGAAGCTAAAAACGTTATGAAACAAAAGTCTTTTCACAAAGGAATTAATCAATTAGTGCAAGAAGGTGCGATTCAATTATATAAGTCGTTCCATACGGAAACATATATTATCGGTGCAGTAGGACAATTGCAGTTTGAGGTGTTCCAGCATCGTATGCTGAATGAATACAATTCTGAAGTCGTCATGACTTCCATTGGTAGTAGAATCGCTCGATGGATTGATCCTGAACAACTAGATGAAAATATGGGATCTAGCAGAAATATGCTAGTTAGAGACCGTTTTGATCGACCGTTGTTCTTGTTTGAAAATCAATTTGCAGAAAGATGGTTCAGCGACAAATATCCTGGAGTTGAATTAACTTCATTACTATAA